Part of the Bradyrhizobium diazoefficiens genome, AGATCGCCAACCGCTTTCGCGCGGGTGGCTCCCGAACCACGAAGACGCCTCCGACGGTCACGTTTGGCGCGTCTTCGGGCGTGGCTGAACAGGGCTGAACGCATGCGCCGCTCCGACGCTACTGACGTCCGCAAGAAGGACACGCGGGAGAAGATCGAGCTCGGTGGCCTGATCGCCAAGGCCGGGCTGCGCTACGAGAAGCGCGCGCTGCTGCTGGGTCTGCTGATCGACGCCAAGGAGCGGCTTCGCGGCAATGAGTCGGAACGCGAGCGCCTGATGGCGATCGGCGCGAAGGCGTTCGGCCATGAAGGCAAATAAGATCGCGCTGGCGATCGCGCCGACCGTTCTGATGGCGGGTTTATGCCTTGCCGCCACCGGCGTCGAAGCCTGGTTTGCGAAGTTCGGAGCAACGCCGAACGCGCGCCTGGTGCTTGGCCGGATTGGCATCGCCATGCCCTATGTGTTGGCCGCCGCGAGCGGGGTGGTCTTCCTGTTCGCGGCCGCTGGCGCGACGGCGATCCGCTCCGCCGGCTGGGGCGTCGTGTTCGGCGGCGTGATTGTCGTCGCGATCGCCGCTTCACGGGAGACCGCGCGCCTGCACTCCTTCGCCGGCGCGGTGCCGACCCGAGACCGCCTTCTCGCCTACGCCGATCCGGCGACCATCGTGGGCGCGACCATCGTGGCGCTCGTGGCTGTATTCGGGCTGCGCGTCGCGATGAAGGGCAACACCGCCTTCGCGGCCGCCGCTCCGCGCCGTGTCCGCGGCCGGCGAGCCATCCATGGCGAGTCCGACTGGATGACAATGACCGAGGCTGCGCGGCTGTTCCCGGAGTCAGGTGGCATCGTGGTCGGGGAGCGCTATCGCGTCGATCGGGATGCCGTCGCCGACCAGTCCTTCCGCGCCGATGATGCCGAGACATGGGGCGTCGGCGGCAAGTCGCCTTTGCTCTGTTTCGATGGCTCCTTCGGCTCGTCGCACGGCATTGTGTTCGCCGGTTCCGGCGGGTTCAAGACAACATCGATCACGGTGCCGACAGCCCTCAAATGGGGCGGCGGGCTGGTCGTCCTCGACCCCTCCAACGAGGTCGCGCCAATGGTGAGCGCGCACCGGCGGGACGCAGGCCGGCAGGTCTTTGTCCTTGACCCGCGCTCCTCGACAATCGGCTTCAATGTGCTCGATTGGATCGGCCAGCACGGCGCGACCAAGGAAGAGGACATTGCCGCCGTCGCATCATGGGTCATGACCGACACTCCGCGCCAGGGCTCGGCGCGGGACGACTTCTTTCGTGCCTCGGCGTTGCAGCTGCTGACCGCACTGATCGCCGATGTCTGCCTGTCCGGTCATACGGAAAAGAAGGACCAGCACCTTCGCCAGGTCCGCGCCAATTTGTCCGAGCCGGAACCGAAATTGCGCCAGCGGCTTCAGACGATTTACGACAACTCGGAGTCCGGATTCGTGAAGGAGAATGTCGCGCCCTTCATCGCCATGACGCCGGAGACCTTCAGCGGCGTCTACGCAAATGCGGTGAAGGAAACCCACTGGCTCTCCTATGCCAACTATGCCGCGCTGGTGTCTGGGGCGAGCTTCACGACGGCCGAGCTCGCGGATGGCGGTGCGGACATCTTCATCAATCTCGACCTGAAGACGCTGGAGAACCATGCCGGTCTCGCCCGGGTCGTCATCGGCTCGCTGCTCAACGCCATCTACAATCGCAATGGCGAAGTAAACGGTCGCACCCTGTTCCTGCTCGATGAGGTCGCCCGTCTCGGGTACTTACGCATTCTCGAAACTGCGCGCGATGCGGGACGCAAATACGGCATCACCCTACTGATGCTCTACCAGTCGATCGGCCAGATGCGGGAGGCCTATGGCGGGCGCGACGCGACCAGCAAATGGTTCGAAAGCGCGTCATGGATCTCCTTCTCGGCGATCAATGATCCCGAGACGGCCGACTATATCTCGAAGCGTTGCGGCGACACGACGGTCGAGGTTGACCAGCTGAGCCAGTCCTCGCAGATGTCCGGTTCCTCCCGGACGCGATCCAAGCAGCTCGCGCGCCGGCCGCTCATACTGCCACACGAGGTCCTGCGGATGCGGACCGATGAGCAGATCATCTTCACCGCCGGGAACCCACCGCTGCGATGCGGACGCGCCATCTGGTTCCGGCGCGCCGACATGCGGGCGAGCGTCGGAGAGAATAGATTCTACCGGAAAGAAGCTGGCCGCCGTCGCTGATCATCGTGAAGTCGCCGATGACCCACGAGAGGATCGTCACGCGAATGGGCGGAGACCGCGTGCGGACTCCGGGAGAGCCGTTCCGTGGCGCCACTAGAGCCGTCCTCGAAGGGGCTCGCACGATCCCTCATTGATCACGGGAGGAGTATTGCGCGATCTTCGTTGTCATCGAGGAAGTCGAAATGGAAACTTGGGCCTGGGCCGGCATGTCCGTGCCGGATATCGGAACACGCTCGCAAAGGCGTCCGGCGCCTGATATTGTGTGGCCGCAGGCGGGCCTCTGACCCGCCGTCTTGCATGCACCCAGAAAACCTAGCGCCGGGTTCCCTGTTGCCGTATTGTAATCGATTTCGGGGAGCGAGATTATGACTGAACGGAAAGGGATTGCCAGAACGCCGCGCGAGCATTTCAGGCGAACCGCAGAAGACGAGCTAGAGAAGTTTGTACGCAAAGAAATTGCATTTCAGCAAGCCGAGCGCAGCGAGCGCGCAAGGGAGCTGCGCCTTCCTGTTCAGAAGGAGACCGAGTTTTCCCGGTCTGAGCCGAGTTCGAAGCCGGTTACACGGCGATTCCTCTGATTGCGTCCCAACTCAAGCGCTCATGATGATGGGCGCCCGGCGGCCCCGTGATCGCCGCGATACGGCTTGCCTTGCAGGTGTCGGGACTCGGCCCTCGGCTGTTGAGATCGGGCTAGCGCAGGCGCGGGCGGGCCAGACTCGAGGCGACGATCGACGCCAAGGCCTTCTACCAACGATGCGATTTTCGAAGCGTGAGCCGAAACTTTCTGCCTCATGGGCTCGGCGGTGAGCCGATCGAATTGTGCGGATGGAATTGTGAACTTCGACGTTCACCGGTCGCAAAGCCCAACCTTGAACATCAAGGCGGCAGATCATCCCTCACATCGTTTCGGCCGTCAGTCTCAGGGAGACAGCGGAGGTCCGATACGCCCCTCCGAAAGCATGAGCACTCAAATGCGCGGGCGTCTGCCGCGGCCGGTCCATAGGCCAACGAGCGCGGTGGCGATGAAGATCGTCACCCCACAGGCCACGTAGAGGCCAGCTTCAGTTGCGTTGGGGACCAAGGTTGGCAGAAGGAAGATGACCCCACCGAGACCGCCCGTCAGCAAAGTCGTGAACGCCTGAACGCGTCCGATCAGCGCCGAATCCACAACGGTCAAAAGATCTCCGTTCGCGGCTGCCCGTGACAGGTTCCAAAGCATTCCAGCAACTGCATACAGCACAATAGCAACCAGCGGGTTGGTCACGAAGGATAGCGCGATCAAGGCGGCCGCGGCGCCAGCGAGAATGGTCGCTGTTGCTCCGGCCAGTTTCCTGGCGAACATCGGCATCCCAGCGATAGCGAGAGCGGCCATGCCGGCGATCGCGGCCGTCATCTCAAGTGTGCCGAAGAGATTGCTGCCCCCACCAAGCGAATGGATAACGAAGCCAGGCAACAACAGATTTGTGATCTGGATCACGGCGAACGCCAGCCCCACCGTGACCGCGGCGGACAGGCTTTGCGGCTCGTTCAGAAGATAGCGCAACGCTTCACGCGAGGCGGAAAGCGGGGTCAGGCCTTTCATCGACCTGTGACCGCTTGGGGTCCGCGTGAGCGTCCCGAGCAGAGGCAGAATGGCCAACGCAATGCAGGCAGACAGGACCGCCGCAGTCGTGCTGCCGAGGCGATCGATTGCGTAGCCAGCGGCACCTGTCCCTATGGCAAGCCCCGCCTGATTGAAGAAGGACAGCCGCATGTTGGATATCATGCGCTCGGCTTCGGGAATGAGTGACTGGAGCAGGCCGCTCATCGCGCCTGCCAGCAGCGCGTAGCCTAACGCCCCGAGAACGGCTGATAAAACCAGGAGTGGACGTGAGAGCCCTTCGGGCAGGACTTGCACCAAGGACAAGACAAGAAGACCGGAAGCCCTGATCGCTTGTCCCGCCGCGGTGACTGTGAGACGGCTGTATCGGTCGACGATGTACCCGCTGAGCGGCGCGAGAACGAATCCAGCGACGCTCGAGGTTAGCAACACAACGCCAACCAGGCTCGATCCGCCCGCGTGGAACGCGATCCAGGCCGGCAAGACGATGCCGACGCCGACAATGAAGAATGACGCCGAGGAAAAACCAACAAAGCAGATTCGTTGTGTCGCTTGCATATCCAATTCGCTCCCCGCGCTCTCCTGGAGGACCGCTACGCCGTTCCCTCAAGTCGCCCCGGGCACGGCCACTTCAAGGCGGAAGGGCCAGAACACGACATGACATGTCGGACCGTTCCTTGTCTTTACGGGCTTGCTCGGTAGCATTGGCTTGATGGCCCCCACTCCTCGTCAGCGAGCTTGTCACGCGTGATTCGTGCCCCTGATCACGGGGTTGAATCACGACTTGGAGGTCAGGCTCAGCCTGGCTCGCCGAGGAAACGTATGGTCGCTGTCCGCCTCGTAGCCGACGCATTATACTCTCTCGGAGTTTTGGCGTTCATGACCCCAGTGCTGACCTTCACTGGAAGGCGTCTGTTTGATATAGGGGAGACATCGCAAGATGAGGTCGTTCGGCCGTGCCAAATCGTCGCCAGATACTTTCAGGACTAGGAGCAGCAGCCGTGGTGTCCGCCAATCCTGCGGGCGTTGCGGCAGCAACGGCTCAATTCCCGCCTGATAAATTCGCCACTGACGTGATCCGACGGCTCGATCAAGCAGTCGCTGAGCGGCGCGTGTGGAATATCCATGGTGTCGTTGTTTTTCAGAACGGAAAGCTGATCGTCGAGCGCTATTTCGAAGGTCAGGATCGCGAGAGAGGTGTTGGCGACCTCGGAACGGTTAAGTTTACAGCGGAGACGCTCCATGATCTGCGATCCTGCTCGAAGAGCATCGTGGCTTTGCTTTATGGGATCGCTCTTCAACAAGGGAGGGTACCTGCGCCGGAGGCGAGCCTGCTTTCCGGATTCCCTGAGTATCGTGATATTGCCAATGAGGAACGCTCGCGCGTGACCGTCCATCACGCGCTCTCAATGACGATGGGCACGGATTGGGATGAGAGCAGCTTACCTTATGTCGATCCGCGCAACAGCGAAACCGCAATGGACAACGCTGCCGACCGTTATCGTTACATTTTGGAGCGACCAATTGTCGATAGGCCCGGTGCGCACTGGAGCTATTGTGGCGGAGCGACTGCGTTGCTCGCGCGCTTAATCGCAAAAGGGTCAGGGAAGTCACTGCATGACTTCGCACGCGAGTTTCTTTTCGATCCGCTCGGCATGGGACCGACGCAATGGGCCAGTGGGCCTGATGGCGAGCCATTCGCCGCGTCAGGCGCCCGCATGTCGGTTCGCGACCTCTCACGGGTCGGAACGTTGATGCTCTCCGCGGGGCAGCTTGATGGCCAACAGATCGTTCCCGCGGAGTGGATCACGCGCTGCACGACGCCGGTGATCAGTTCCGACGAGCTTCGCCGTTACGGATATCAATGGTTTCTTCTCGATGTAGCTTTTGGGAAGCCGAAGGGGTGGGCGGCCGGCCGCCTAGAGCGCATGTGGATGGCACAGGGGGAAGGCGGTCAACGCCTGTTCATCATTCCTGCGTTGCAGCTCGTGATCGCTTTGACGGCCGGAAACTACGGGGCCGAAGATCAGTGGATTCCGCCGACGCGCGTACTACGGGAGATCGTTTTGGCGAGCATATCCTAGCCTTCTACACGTCGACATTTGCCCTTCTTTGACCATGGGCAATGTCTGCTCTTCGGCCGATCGCTTAATGAGTACATACCCCAGCCAATTCCACAGCGAAGGTGCGCTATCCATGAATGATCCATCAGCTGGTCCGAATGGAGAGTGCGAGCAGCTATATCGAATAGAGCGACCAGCTCCGAAGAAATCCCTCCCCGTCATTGCCAGCATACCACACAGCGGCACCTTCGTCCCGCTATCAATCGCCGATGCATTCACGCCACTTCATCTGAACTGGCTGAGAAACACTGACTGGCATCTCCCGCTGATCTACGATTTCCTGCCTGAATTGGGCGTTACGACTATTGCGGCTACACACAGTCGGTATGTCACCGATCTAAACCGAGATCCTGAAGGATTGTTATTTGGTTCCTTCAACGAGGCCGTGATTTCCGATTCGATGTTTGATGGAACGCCCATCTATCGGAAGCCTCCGGATGAACAGAGTCTTCGGCAACGGCTGGTGAAGTATCACTCACCTTACCATGAAGCGCTGTCCGAGCTTATTGACCGCATGCTGATAGTTTGTGAGCGGGTTCTGCTCCTTGACTTGCACGCGTTCTTTGGACCGATCGCAGACGATGTCTGCATCGGTGACCTACGGAGCACGTCGTGTCGGCAAGAGACGGCCAGTTTGGCAAGCAATGCTTTCAAGCGACAACGCTTCCGGACGGTCTGCAACGAGCCGTTCTCGGGGGGCTACCTGATCCGGAGACACCACAACTCTTCGACGGAAGCGCTACAGATCGAACTGCGCTACACCACGTATCTGGATTGCACGCACATAGACAAGCCGATCCGACCGCAAGTCGATCCGATGCGGCTTGCGAAGCTAAAGCCACGGCTTCGCGAGGTATTCCGAGAAATTGTCGAGGTTTGGCGCAATACGTAATCGTGCGTCCTGAGAGACCGTCTTGGGAGATAATTTGTCTGAGTCGAGGAATGCCCTGTGTGAGACGGCTTAGCGCGATCGAAAATCAGCCCGATCATTTCAGGACGGCGGCATCTGCTTCGGCGGCGTCGCGTTCCAACCAAAACCCTCCCGCTTGAAACCAGACCTTTTCGGCATCGTCAGAGCTGGGATCACCGACATGCAGTGCGCGAATCGGAACTTTGCCGGGCGGCAGGCCTTCGAGCACGACGTGCAGACGTCTTCCCGCCTCGTCGTCCCGTCCGCCGATGCAAGGATAGACAGAAACGGCACCAATCGAAGAGGCCTCGAACCGGTCTCGACGCCGGATCACGCGAAGAACAAAGCCCCTCCAGCAAGGGTCGGTCAGCGGCATCAGAAGCCGGCCGCCTCCGACCAGGCGATCAAGCCAGAGGCGGGATGGGTGGGTGGATCCGGCGAATACGACGATGACGTCAAGTTCACCAACATCCACCGTCCGACCGTCGCCTGCGACGACATTGACCTGCGGCCAGTTCACGAGATTCGCTCGGGCCTGCGAAGCCAGCATTGGGTCGGTTTCAACTGCGGTCACGCGGCCAGCGGGTCCGACAATCTCAGCCAGCACGGCGGAATAATATCCGGTCCCGGCACCGACCTGGAGCACGCGTTCTCCGCGTGCGATGTCGAGATGCTCCAAGTTGCGGGCCCAGAAGCTTGGCATGCCATTGTTGAGATTGCGGCTCGCATCGATCGTCACGAGAACGTCATGGTAAAGCCAGCGCGGGTCGATATCTGGGGTCAGGAACGCGTCGCTGTACGGGTCCGAGATGATGCGCCACGGTCCGGAGCCGACGAATTGCTCACGCGGAACAGAGGCAAACGCCTCGATCAGCTGCGGGTTACGCAAGACCGGGACTTTGTATCGCAGGTCTTCGGCGTACCAGCGGCGCGCTGCTGCCAGCGTGTTGTCCATGAAGGCTCCCCTGTTGCGATACAGACGATGCGCCTGAAGTCCGCCCACGCGGACACGTCAATAGTTTTTCAACCGCTGTCCGCGCTGCGCCAGGAGAAGCGCATAATGGTGTGACCATGGAACGATTGACGATAGCTTACAGGGCTGATGACGCAGTTGGCCGCGCGGCCGACGTTGCAGCCGCCATCGATGCACTGTCCAATCTCGAGCTCGTGCGGCTCAAAGCTCTGGCGCGGTTGTGGAGCCGCGATCTGCCGGGAGGGCTGGGCTGGAGCGATATCCTCCACGAGGCGATTGCACGTGTCCTCGATGGCTCGCGTTCCTGGCCGCCCGACGTCCCCATCCTGGCGTTCCTATCCGGTGTGATGCGCAGCATCTGCAACGACCATTGGCGGCGTGCGCGGCTCGAGCAACGGCTGCTTGTGAGCCGCGATGATCCGGACCAGCGAAGCTGGCCCAGCGAGGAGGCCGATGAAGTGCCCGATCCGGAGCGGGTCCTGGCCGCCGCGCAGACGTTGGCCAACGTCTATCGGCTGTTCGAAGACGATCCGCTGGCGCTGAAGATCATTGCGGGCATGGCCGACGGTCTGGCGGCCAGAGAGATCTGCAAAGTCAACGGCATATCCGAGCTCGACTACGACACGACGCGACGGCGGATGCGACGGGCTCTGCTGCGCGAGCAACGGATCTGGAGCAAGTGATGACACGCTGGCATCCAAGCCTCGATCTGGCCCGCCTGCTCGAAGCACTGAGCGAGGAAATCCTCGCTGCGACCGATGAGGAGGTCCAGGAGACATCCGGCCTGCAAGGATGGACAACCGCCAACACGGCCCTCGAAGTCAGAAGCCTGATCAGGATCGCGCGCGCGGATGTAGAGGACAATCTTGAGCAAGATGTTGATCAGAACTTGAGCGACGAGCTGGGCGAATCCGGAGCAGGGTTGCGCCCGAAGCGGCGCCGCCGGTGCTGGTCGCACAATCAGCGGCATTGAGCGCGAGTACGGAGGACGTCAAGTGCGGCCGACCTTGAGCGGCGAGGCGTTTTTTCACCCGTGTTGGCGCCTTAGGGCTGTGGCTACAAGATCAATTCCGCGAGTGTGGATTTCTCGAGCCGGCCGAAGCAGACCGAATTCGAGAATGACATCCCTGTCCCATGCGGACGGCCCAACATCCGGCTACGCATCGGGGAAGTTGGTGCGTAAATAGTCAGTTGCTGCTTCCGCCGTAGGGAACGTCGCCAGTTGCTGCGGCGCCTCATCTGGCCGCTGCGCCTGCCGGACCACCAAGACCTGATCGGCATCGAAGCAAACGCAGGGGCGCTCCCGGAACTTGAGCCACTCCGCCTGCTTCGCCTCGGCCAATGCGCATGCCGCATCGTAATCGTCCGCGACGCCCAAATGAGTCGAGCGGTCCCACGCGCCCCCATTCAGGCACCGCACCTCGATGCGGCCATCCGCCAACGTGACACCATAAGGACGATCCCACCATTGATCGAGCTGCGCCTGGCTTCGCGCGTCGTTCGGCGTCTCGTTGAAAGCCCTCGGCAGTTTAGGGTCGAGCGGAATTCGGTTAGGCATTGTCATCTCCTGATCAGGCCGAAATTGCCAGAACGCGAGCTAAATTGGGAGAGCTAGATTTGGGGCTACGCCGGTGATCATGTCACTCACGGTCCGCGCCCGCCGCCTGGCTCTTTTCGACCGCGCCGTGACCCTTAGCGGGATCTATCATCGTTCCAGGCGAGATCACAGACCTGTGAGATACCGTCGTCTGAACCTCAGGGAAGCCACCCTGGGGATTGGTGAGGACTTCTCTCGCCGTCGAGCATGTTGGGGGCGATTGGCATATGTGGCGGTTATCGCGTCGCACCCCGACATCCTGACCGAGACATTCGCCGTCTTCGTATGAAGAGCAGAATTGTGGACATCGATGCGCCGGAATTGAGCCCGCCGCGTTGTGAAGCGGAGCCAGCCAAGGGCGAAGATGCAAGATTCCTCCTGCAGAAACTCCTCAACCGGGGAGCGTTCTCGCTCGCCGGCAACGTGATGGACGAGGATCGATATGGCCGCAAGCTGGGACGGTAACCGCGCAACGGCCGCCCGATCAGGGAAGTGTTTTCCAAAGGACTGGCGCGACATCGCGGTGCGATTGATGCATTAAAAAAATGAATCGAACTGCCTGTTCGATTCAAAGAAGTCATTGGACCTCGCGTCCGCAGGAAGCGAGAATCCGTGCATGCCGAAACTCAAGCCAGGGCCGCTTCACCTTCGCCGCATCGACGCCACCCGCAACATGCGGCGGTTCTACTTGCTTTCGATCCAGCCGACCCTGTTCGGCGGGGTCTCGCTAATCCGCAACTGGGGCCGGATTGGCACGAGCGGGCAGGTCATGATGCGAACCTTCGAGGACAGCGCGGAAGCGGGCGAGGCGTTCGAACGGCTGGAGCGCGCCAAGCGCAGGCGCGGATACGCCTCTGCTGAGGAGAAGGTCTGAGGTTTTGTCAGTTTTCCGGGGATTACGGCTCCCGCTTCCGATGTCTGCTCTGTTCGTCCGGCGGTCTTGGTGTCAGACGGAAGAAAATCGAAGCAAGATGGAGCCTGTTCCCATGACCACCGCCAATGAGATTGCCGAGAAGATTGCCGCCGAGAACAGCCTGACAAAGACACAGGCGAAAGCAATCGTCGACGGCGTGTTCAAGGCCATCGCCGATGCAGCCGCGAGCGGGTCCGAGACAAGTATCGCTGGCTTCGGCAAGTTCAAGGTCAAGGACACGCCTGCCCGTGAGGGCCGCAATCCGTCGACCGGCGCAACGATCGCGATCGCAGCTTCCAAGAAGCTCACCTTCACGTCAGCCAAAGCCATCAAGGACGTCCTCAACGGATGAGCGGAGCTGTTGCACGCCGTGCGGTAAGTCGCTCGACGAGGGGGCTTACGCCCCCTCCTCCTTCGGCGCGAGTGCTTCGTTCCGCTGGCGGATGAGGTCGGCCAGTTCGGCTTCGAGCGCCTTGCGCTCCGCGGGCGTGAACAGGCATTCCCGCAGCTCGGCGCGCAATTCCTCGATGGTGTCGACGGTCATGAGGGCGTCTCCAATTGAAAGGAAGAAGGCCCCGCCTCGCGGCGGAGCCCTCTGGCTGTGGCCTCAGTCCCGGTTCGGCCGGGACCAGATCAGCTGCAGGCCTTCCTCGCCTTCGACCTGGATCAAGGTGGCGTAGATCGGAGCGGGGAAGCTCGGGTCGTCCAGCTTGACCGAGAGGTAGTCGCGGCCCTCGTTGGAGACCTTCTGCCAGGCGGCGCCCAGTTCGACGCTCGCCCCCGCGAAGATGCGGAAGTGCGGGCCCTTCTCGGAGGGGTTCTCGACGCGGACCAGCTTGGCCTTGACGTTGAGGTTCAAAGTTTTGATGACGCCGGAGAAGCCGTTGCCCGTGGAGGTAAATGTGCCGATGGTAGCCATTGTCTCATTCCCTTGGTTTTCTCGGGCCGCGCCTATCGCGACCTCGATGGCGGTCGTGAGACCGGAGGCGATCGACCTGCACCCGAAGGGCCGAAACAACGTGGAGGGCGGCCGGCAGCGACTTTCTTGAACCGCGAGGAATGGCGCGCAGCGCCAGGGGAAGAAAGTCGAGGACGGACGTTGCGGGGACAAGATCGAGAGCCCGCGTAGCGGGATCGGCCTTCGGTCAGACCAGCCTCTATCGAGGACGCAGATGGGTGTGCCCGTCGCGAAAGCACGTGGAATGAAGACAGGCGCCGCTGGCCATTCGGATCTCGAGGCAACGAGCACAGGCAACGAGACGCGGTTTTCCTCAACCAGGCACTTTGGCGCCGCGCATCCCCTCGCGAGGGATCGCCGCTGTCAGCATTCTCGGCGCGTCTATCGAGGTCGCTGCGGCAAGATCGCCAACGAGCCTGCCGACGTGCTTGTCCTGCGGATGAACCTCACCGCACCATTCGATGCCGCCGATCAATTGCGGAGGCGCCATCCTCGGTGATCTGCCATAACGCAATGGCGAACGGCATCCGCGAGAATCGGCCGCGAGGCGGGGCCTCCTTTCAATTCGACTTAGCTTGCGACCTACAAAGACGCCAGGCGCAACGAGCGCGACGAGCATGGTGGAATGCGCGACCGCGCGAGGGGACATCGCGCACCGGGCGTTTGGGGAGGGCATGACGCCCACCCCTCGCGCGCGCGGAGCATGAGACATCAGGCCGCTTCCCGCTCGCTTTCGGCTCGTGGCTGAAGGCTATGGAGATACGCAACCGCGCGCTGCGCATGGGCCGCAGCGGAGAAGATTGCACGCCTATCGTTGCAAAGAACGGTTAGCCAGCTTGCCACATAAGCCGCGTGGTCGGACCTAGGCTCGAGTTCAGGGACGATGCCAAGATCGGCGCAAACGAGCGCCGCCCCAATTTCGGCGACAAGTTCTTCCCGCGCCGTCTCGCTGCGATCTTTCGCGTAGCGGCTGAGATCGCGGCCGACGCGACGGGAATCCGCCGTCCAATGAATGTGCTCGTGGCTCAGCACCGCCACGTATGACGCGGCATCACGGAAGCTCTCAAATTTCGGCATCTGGATATGATCGCTCGACGGCGAATAGAACGCTCGCGAACCGCCATGCCGGATTACGGAGCCGGTGT contains:
- a CDS encoding MFS transporter encodes the protein MQATQRICFVGFSSASFFIVGVGIVLPAWIAFHAGGSSLVGVVLLTSSVAGFVLAPLSGYIVDRYSRLTVTAAGQAIRASGLLVLSLVQVLPEGLSRPLLVLSAVLGALGYALLAGAMSGLLQSLIPEAERMISNMRLSFFNQAGLAIGTGAAGYAIDRLGSTTAAVLSACIALAILPLLGTLTRTPSGHRSMKGLTPLSASREALRYLLNEPQSLSAAVTVGLAFAVIQITNLLLPGFVIHSLGGGSNLFGTLEMTAAIAGMAALAIAGMPMFARKLAGATATILAGAAAALIALSFVTNPLVAIVLYAVAGMLWNLSRAAANGDLLTVVDSALIGRVQAFTTLLTGGLGGVIFLLPTLVPNATEAGLYVACGVTIFIATALVGLWTGRGRRPRI
- the traG gene encoding Ti-type conjugative transfer system protein TraG, which produces MKANKIALAIAPTVLMAGLCLAATGVEAWFAKFGATPNARLVLGRIGIAMPYVLAAASGVVFLFAAAGATAIRSAGWGVVFGGVIVVAIAASRETARLHSFAGAVPTRDRLLAYADPATIVGATIVALVAVFGLRVAMKGNTAFAAAAPRRVRGRRAIHGESDWMTMTEAARLFPESGGIVVGERYRVDRDAVADQSFRADDAETWGVGGKSPLLCFDGSFGSSHGIVFAGSGGFKTTSITVPTALKWGGGLVVLDPSNEVAPMVSAHRRDAGRQVFVLDPRSSTIGFNVLDWIGQHGATKEEDIAAVASWVMTDTPRQGSARDDFFRASALQLLTALIADVCLSGHTEKKDQHLRQVRANLSEPEPKLRQRLQTIYDNSESGFVKENVAPFIAMTPETFSGVYANAVKETHWLSYANYAALVSGASFTTAELADGGADIFINLDLKTLENHAGLARVVIGSLLNAIYNRNGEVNGRTLFLLDEVARLGYLRILETARDAGRKYGITLLMLYQSIGQMREAYGGRDATSKWFESASWISFSAINDPETADYISKRCGDTTVEVDQLSQSSQMSGSSRTRSKQLARRPLILPHEVLRMRTDEQIIFTAGNPPLRCGRAIWFRRADMRASVGENRFYRKEAGRRR
- a CDS encoding N-formylglutamate amidohydrolase, with amino-acid sequence MNDPSAGPNGECEQLYRIERPAPKKSLPVIASIPHSGTFVPLSIADAFTPLHLNWLRNTDWHLPLIYDFLPELGVTTIAATHSRYVTDLNRDPEGLLFGSFNEAVISDSMFDGTPIYRKPPDEQSLRQRLVKYHSPYHEALSELIDRMLIVCERVLLLDLHAFFGPIADDVCIGDLRSTSCRQETASLASNAFKRQRFRTVCNEPFSGGYLIRRHHNSSTEALQIELRYTTYLDCTHIDKPIRPQVDPMRLAKLKPRLREVFREIVEVWRNT
- a CDS encoding protein-L-isoaspartate O-methyltransferase, giving the protein MDNTLAAARRWYAEDLRYKVPVLRNPQLIEAFASVPREQFVGSGPWRIISDPYSDAFLTPDIDPRWLYHDVLVTIDASRNLNNGMPSFWARNLEHLDIARGERVLQVGAGTGYYSAVLAEIVGPAGRVTAVETDPMLASQARANLVNWPQVNVVAGDGRTVDVGELDVIVVFAGSTHPSRLWLDRLVGGGRLLMPLTDPCWRGFVLRVIRRRDRFEASSIGAVSVYPCIGGRDDEAGRRLHVVLEGLPPGKVPIRALHVGDPSSDDAEKVWFQAGGFWLERDAAEADAAVLK
- a CDS encoding WGR domain-containing protein yields the protein MPKLKPGPLHLRRIDATRNMRRFYLLSIQPTLFGGVSLIRNWGRIGTSGQVMMRTFEDSAEAGEAFERLERAKRRRGYASAEEKV
- the traD gene encoding type IV conjugative transfer system coupling protein TraD, which gives rise to MRRSDATDVRKKDTREKIELGGLIAKAGLRYEKRALLLGLLIDAKERLRGNESERERLMAIGAKAFGHEGK
- a CDS encoding HU family DNA-binding protein; this translates as MTTANEIAEKIAAENSLTKTQAKAIVDGVFKAIADAAASGSETSIAGFGKFKVKDTPAREGRNPSTGATIAIAASKKLTFTSAKAIKDVLNG
- a CDS encoding serine hydrolase; translation: MVSANPAGVAAATAQFPPDKFATDVIRRLDQAVAERRVWNIHGVVVFQNGKLIVERYFEGQDRERGVGDLGTVKFTAETLHDLRSCSKSIVALLYGIALQQGRVPAPEASLLSGFPEYRDIANEERSRVTVHHALSMTMGTDWDESSLPYVDPRNSETAMDNAADRYRYILERPIVDRPGAHWSYCGGATALLARLIAKGSGKSLHDFAREFLFDPLGMGPTQWASGPDGEPFAASGARMSVRDLSRVGTLMLSAGQLDGQQIVPAEWITRCTTPVISSDELRRYGYQWFLLDVAFGKPKGWAAGRLERMWMAQGEGGQRLFIIPALQLVIALTAGNYGAEDQWIPPTRVLREIVLASIS
- a CDS encoding DUF736 domain-containing protein, with translation MATIGTFTSTGNGFSGVIKTLNLNVKAKLVRVENPSEKGPHFRIFAGASVELGAAWQKVSNEGRDYLSVKLDDPSFPAPIYATLIQVEGEEGLQLIWSRPNRD